A genomic window from Clostridium aceticum includes:
- a CDS encoding LysM peptidoglycan-binding domain-containing protein: MKKILRFAIVMMAVLVWIPSFAEAAQVHRVSSGETLFLIAEKHGITVEELIQKNGYLRNPNQISVGQVLIVPKKEMQNAYIVQQGDTLYRISQKLGVSMEAIAQENGLGDWNRIFPGEKLQIPSQGSNVMTNLSEEVYVVQRGDTLYRIAQTLGVSMAELAEANGLENWNMLYVGQSLKVPKTTPQPEPDFQHSTAQLARTYPETFYLRGSASTNKIALTFDDGPNEKYTNQVLQVLKQHNVPATFFVLGSKVEKHPEILRRMVSEGHVVGNHTWIHPDLRRVTENRLATEMQTTEDIIYQTIGLRTALMRPPYGAVAPQVIEGLRDLDYKVINWSVDSVDWRDQNIDKILINTLPDVRQGGILLFHDAGGDGESRAATVAVLPELIHTLRAQGYEFVTVDKLLNLPAYK, from the coding sequence ATGAAAAAAATATTGCGCTTCGCAATCGTGATGATGGCGGTGTTGGTATGGATACCCTCTTTTGCTGAAGCGGCTCAGGTACACAGAGTATCTAGCGGAGAAACGTTATTTCTTATTGCTGAAAAACATGGAATTACTGTGGAAGAATTAATACAGAAAAATGGCTATCTAAGAAATCCTAATCAGATTTCTGTAGGACAAGTGTTGATTGTGCCCAAAAAAGAGATGCAAAATGCATACATTGTGCAACAAGGAGATACCTTATATAGGATATCACAGAAACTAGGTGTGTCTATGGAGGCGATTGCACAGGAAAATGGTCTAGGGGATTGGAATAGAATTTTTCCAGGAGAAAAACTACAGATTCCGTCACAAGGCAGCAATGTAATGACTAATTTATCAGAAGAGGTTTATGTTGTGCAAAGAGGAGATACCCTATATAGAATAGCTCAAACACTAGGTGTATCTATGGCTGAACTAGCTGAAGCCAACGGTTTGGAAAATTGGAATATGTTGTACGTGGGACAAAGCTTAAAGGTGCCTAAAACAACTCCGCAGCCAGAGCCAGATTTTCAACATTCCACAGCTCAACTAGCTAGAACTTATCCAGAGACCTTTTACTTGAGAGGGTCTGCCAGTACCAATAAAATAGCTTTAACTTTTGATGATGGCCCAAATGAAAAGTATACGAATCAAGTACTACAGGTGCTAAAGCAGCATAATGTTCCAGCTACTTTTTTTGTATTGGGAAGCAAAGTTGAAAAACACCCAGAAATATTAAGACGTATGGTTTCAGAGGGTCACGTAGTTGGCAATCATACATGGATTCATCCAGACCTTCGAAGAGTAACCGAAAACCGTTTAGCAACTGAGATGCAGACAACAGAGGATATCATTTATCAGACCATCGGTTTGAGAACAGCCTTAATGCGTCCACCCTATGGAGCAGTTGCTCCTCAGGTCATAGAAGGATTAAGGGATTTAGATTATAAAGTAATTAACTGGTCTGTTGATTCAGTAGACTGGAGAGATCAAAACATAGATAAAATATTGATCAATACCCTTCCAGATGTAAGGCAAGGTGGCATTTTACTTTTTCATGATGCTGGAGGGGATGGAGAAAGCCGTGCTGCAACAGTGGCAGTACTACCTGAATTGATTCACACACTAAGAGCTCAAGGTTATGAATTTGTAACGGTAGATAAACTGCTGAATCTCCCTGCATATAAATAA
- a CDS encoding DUF4363 family protein, translating to MKVVVATVLILVVFFTSSLVLNQYIERSAKELTDMIQKLEAAVQEESWEEGQMHMEKVVEQWHETRSMWQTFLEHYEIDVIDIVLAKVEKYVTIEERALALGGIAELELLIEHVIGKGEFKLTNIL from the coding sequence ATGAAGGTGGTAGTTGCAACAGTATTGATATTAGTTGTATTCTTCACTTCTTCTTTAGTTTTGAATCAGTATATAGAAAGAAGTGCAAAAGAACTAACGGATATGATACAAAAATTGGAGGCAGCTGTTCAGGAAGAAAGCTGGGAAGAAGGTCAAATGCACATGGAAAAGGTTGTAGAGCAGTGGCATGAGACAAGAAGCATGTGGCAAACATTTTTAGAGCACTATGAAATTGATGTTATAGATATTGTATTAGCAAAAGTGGAGAAGTATGTAACAATTGAAGAGCGAGCATTAGCCTTAGGTGGGATTGCGGAACTTGAACTTTTGATAGAACATGTGATAGGTAAGGGAGAATTTAAATTAACCAATATTTTATAA
- a CDS encoding YetF domain-containing protein gives MLIVFTRALILYALVVVVMRMMGKRQIAEMQPFELVITIMIADLAATPMENAGVPLLNGVIPIMTLLSAQVLVSYLSLKSETFREIVCGKPSLLIDKGNIVQSEVRRLRININDLLEQLRSKNYPNLSDVEFAILETNGQITIIPKAEKRNVITSDMGIPVQPEELPITLIIDGKIIEKNLQKTGFDRSWLMNQLKNNNIDNIENVFFGFLSSEKLFYAQEKEKSS, from the coding sequence ATGCTTATTGTATTTACTAGGGCATTGATATTATATGCTTTAGTGGTTGTTGTTATGAGGATGATGGGAAAAAGGCAAATTGCAGAGATGCAACCTTTTGAATTGGTGATCACTATAATGATTGCAGATTTAGCTGCAACGCCTATGGAAAATGCGGGGGTCCCTTTACTTAATGGAGTAATTCCTATAATGACACTACTATCGGCACAGGTACTTGTATCTTACTTATCTTTAAAGAGCGAAACTTTTCGAGAAATCGTATGCGGGAAGCCAAGCCTTCTTATAGATAAAGGAAACATTGTCCAATCAGAAGTAAGAAGGTTAAGAATTAATATAAATGATCTTTTAGAGCAGTTGCGATCTAAAAATTATCCAAATTTAAGTGATGTAGAATTTGCAATACTGGAAACCAATGGTCAAATCACTATTATACCTAAGGCAGAAAAAAGAAATGTAATTACCAGCGATATGGGTATACCAGTACAGCCGGAGGAGCTGCCCATTACTTTGATTATAGATGGTAAAATTATTGAAAAGAACCTTCAAAAAACAGGATTTGATAGATCATGGCTTATGAATCAATTAAAAAATAATAATATCGATAATATAGAGAATGTTTTCTTTGGATTTTTATCTTCGGAGAAGCTGTTTTATGCTCAGGAAAAAGAAAAATCATCCTAG
- a CDS encoding ArsR/SmtB family transcription factor, protein MDFELIFKALGEGTRIKIIKILSLKPMYVCELEGILGISQPRISQHLKILKHASLVEVEKEGQRAIYSLNKKLIETVSNEFIKFLDKPLEELEEFDKEYQKMQVVSEDLNIAICKSCSHKNK, encoded by the coding sequence ATGGACTTTGAATTAATTTTTAAAGCTTTAGGTGAAGGGACTAGAATTAAAATTATTAAAATATTATCTTTGAAACCTATGTACGTATGTGAGCTGGAAGGCATCTTAGGTATTAGTCAACCACGTATATCTCAACACTTAAAAATATTAAAACATGCCTCTTTGGTTGAGGTTGAAAAAGAAGGGCAACGAGCTATTTACTCTCTTAATAAAAAACTCATCGAAACAGTTTCCAATGAATTTATAAAGTTTTTAGACAAACCACTTGAAGAGTTAGAAGAGTTCGATAAGGAGTATCAAAAAATGCAAGTAGTAAGCGAGGATCTTAATATAGCTATTTGTAAAAGCTGTAGTCATAAAAACAAGTAA
- a CDS encoding M20 metallopeptidase family protein, whose translation MMIESSITEKAEGLKDWLVKVRRDFHKNPELSTAEFRTHKRIVKYLKEMGIDTITGVANTAVLGIIGGKIPGKTVAIRADMDALPIEDKKDASYKSKVLGSMHACGHDAHMAILLGTAKVLKEMEEKIVGTVKLFFQPAEETVGGAKPMIEAGVMENPKVDAVLGLHVTPEIPVGQIGVRYGQMNASSDSIKITIYGASTHGAYPHEGIDAIAVAGQVIVALQTIISRNIDPRDSAVVTIGRIQGGTQGNIVANKVEMVGTVRTLNPETRDKVINKIREITEQVSTAMGAKGELMREEGYTALINDDNIVRIVEENGRKLLGTENVKAIKSPSLGVEDFAYFLEKAPGAFYRLGCGNAKRGIVHPGHSNLFDIDEDCLHIGVALQTENVLKILGNKQ comes from the coding sequence ATGATGATAGAATCTTCAATAACTGAAAAAGCAGAGGGGCTAAAAGATTGGTTGGTTAAAGTTCGGAGAGATTTTCATAAAAATCCAGAGTTGAGTACGGCAGAGTTTAGAACCCATAAAAGAATTGTAAAATACCTTAAAGAGATGGGGATTGATACTATCACTGGGGTAGCTAACACTGCTGTTTTGGGTATAATAGGAGGGAAGATTCCGGGAAAGACTGTGGCAATAAGAGCAGATATGGACGCTCTGCCTATAGAGGACAAGAAGGATGCATCTTACAAATCAAAGGTATTAGGAAGTATGCATGCCTGTGGACATGACGCCCATATGGCGATTTTACTAGGAACAGCAAAAGTTCTTAAGGAAATGGAAGAAAAAATAGTAGGCACAGTAAAATTATTTTTTCAACCGGCGGAAGAAACCGTAGGTGGGGCAAAGCCAATGATTGAAGCAGGAGTGATGGAAAATCCTAAAGTGGATGCTGTTTTGGGGTTGCATGTGACTCCTGAGATACCAGTGGGTCAGATCGGAGTTCGGTATGGTCAAATGAATGCATCTTCTGATAGCATAAAAATTACTATTTACGGGGCAAGTACTCATGGAGCTTATCCACATGAAGGAATCGATGCTATCGCAGTGGCAGGACAAGTTATTGTTGCGCTACAGACGATTATTAGTAGAAACATAGACCCTAGAGATTCGGCTGTGGTCACAATTGGAAGGATTCAAGGAGGAACCCAGGGGAATATCGTCGCAAATAAAGTGGAAATGGTAGGAACTGTTAGAACTTTAAATCCTGAGACTAGAGACAAAGTGATTAATAAAATAAGAGAGATTACAGAGCAAGTATCAACAGCAATGGGGGCAAAAGGTGAATTGATGAGAGAGGAAGGATATACTGCTTTGATTAATGATGACAATATCGTTAGAATTGTTGAGGAAAATGGGAGAAAGTTATTAGGTACAGAAAATGTAAAGGCAATAAAATCTCCTAGTTTGGGAGTAGAGGACTTTGCATATTTTTTAGAAAAGGCTCCAGGAGCTTTTTATAGATTAGGTTGTGGAAATGCAAAGAGAGGCATTGTACATCCTGGACATAGTAATTTGTTTGATATAGATGAAGATTGTCTTCACATTGGTGTGGCACTACAGACAGAGAATGTTCTAAAGATCTTAGGGAACAAACAGTAG
- a CDS encoding S66 peptidase family protein: MIKPKALKPEDTIGIIAPASPSTKEKITLAKKKLTALGYKVRIGKSCYAEHGYLAGKDDLRAEDINHMFWDKTIKGIICLRGGYGTTKLLDKLDLKTIKNNPKVFVGYSDITALHLAMNQKCDLVTFHGPMAASDFAGNIEDFTIKSFLTAVMNPKPIEVIENPISTKIKCLVKGEAEGEIVGGNLALITATMGTPYEINTKGKLLFIEDVGEAPYRVDRMLTQLALAGKFHEVSGILLGDFKDCEAPEGEKSLNLMEVFEEIILPYGKPTIYNLKAGHCSPMITLPLGVKAILKATEGKLYMKEVATIT, translated from the coding sequence ATGATAAAACCAAAAGCATTAAAACCTGAAGATACAATAGGGATCATTGCGCCTGCCAGCCCATCGACGAAAGAGAAAATAACGTTAGCAAAGAAAAAACTGACTGCATTAGGCTATAAAGTAAGAATCGGAAAGAGTTGTTATGCAGAACATGGCTATCTAGCAGGGAAAGATGATCTAAGGGCAGAAGATATTAATCACATGTTTTGGGATAAGACCATAAAGGGTATCATTTGCCTAAGAGGAGGATATGGTACAACAAAACTACTAGATAAGTTAGATCTCAAAACCATAAAAAACAATCCTAAGGTTTTTGTAGGCTATAGCGATATCACTGCACTACATTTAGCTATGAACCAAAAATGCGACTTAGTAACCTTTCATGGTCCAATGGCGGCTTCAGATTTTGCGGGGAATATAGAAGATTTTACAATAAAATCTTTCTTAACGGCGGTTATGAACCCTAAGCCTATAGAAGTAATTGAAAATCCTATATCAACAAAAATAAAATGCCTAGTAAAGGGAGAAGCTGAGGGAGAAATCGTTGGAGGTAACTTAGCTTTAATCACTGCTACTATGGGTACACCTTATGAAATCAATACTAAAGGAAAGCTATTGTTTATAGAAGACGTAGGAGAAGCGCCTTATAGAGTAGATCGTATGTTAACACAGCTGGCTTTAGCAGGAAAATTTCATGAGGTATCTGGGATATTATTAGGAGATTTTAAAGACTGTGAAGCACCTGAGGGTGAGAAAAGTTTAAATTTAATGGAGGTATTTGAGGAAATTATTCTGCCCTATGGCAAACCTACTATTTACAATCTAAAAGCGGGACATTGTTCCCCTATGATTACCTTGCCTTTAGGCGTTAAGGCTATATTAAAGGCAACTGAAGGAAAACTATATATGAAGGAGGTGGCCACAATAACATGA
- a CDS encoding spore maturation protein: protein MFITILDTISKFAIPFILLIIPAYGFLKKVKVYEAFTDGAKEGFHTAIRIIPYLVAMLVAIGIFRASGAMDLLVNLVSPITSLIGMPGEVLPMAMMRPLSGGGAQGIMSELITTHGPDSLVGRMASVMHGSTETTFYVLAVYFGSIAIKKTRHALPAGLIADVVGLITTVIVVRMMFA from the coding sequence ATGTTTATTACTATTCTTGATACCATATCAAAGTTTGCTATACCTTTTATTTTACTGATAATACCGGCTTATGGTTTTTTAAAAAAGGTAAAAGTATATGAGGCCTTTACGGATGGGGCAAAAGAAGGTTTTCATACGGCTATTAGAATTATCCCCTATTTAGTAGCCATGTTGGTAGCGATAGGTATATTTAGAGCTTCAGGAGCTATGGATTTATTAGTGAACCTTGTAAGTCCTATTACAAGTTTGATCGGTATGCCGGGAGAAGTGTTGCCAATGGCGATGATGAGACCTTTATCCGGCGGTGGAGCCCAAGGAATTATGAGCGAATTAATCACTACCCACGGACCAGATTCCCTAGTGGGTAGAATGGCTTCGGTGATGCATGGTTCTACTGAAACAACCTTCTATGTTTTAGCAGTGTACTTTGGTTCGATAGCTATTAAGAAGACGAGACATGCTTTGCCTGCGGGGCTTATTGCAGATGTGGTAGGTCTTATAACGACTGTTATTGTAGTGAGAATGATGTTTGCTTAA
- a CDS encoding nucleoside recognition domain-containing protein codes for MINVIWFLFIAVGIIVGAFTGNIEAVTDAAINSAKTAVDISLGLIAVMALWLGVMKIAEVSGLIKTIAKGLRFIMVPLFPDVPEDHPAMGAMVMNIAANILGLGNAATPLGLKAMQELQEINPHKDTASNAMCTFLAINTSSVTIIPATVIAIRAAADSASATEIIGPTIIATAASTIAAVIAVKLLQKLPMFQIKAEEANNQ; via the coding sequence ATGATTAATGTTATTTGGTTTTTGTTCATTGCGGTAGGCATTATTGTGGGAGCCTTTACTGGAAATATTGAAGCTGTCACAGATGCAGCTATTAATAGTGCGAAAACAGCAGTGGATATATCTTTAGGATTAATTGCGGTTATGGCTTTATGGCTTGGAGTCATGAAAATTGCAGAGGTATCTGGACTTATTAAAACAATTGCTAAAGGATTAAGATTTATAATGGTGCCGTTATTTCCAGATGTGCCAGAGGATCACCCAGCAATGGGGGCAATGGTTATGAATATAGCGGCAAATATTTTAGGATTAGGAAATGCTGCAACACCATTAGGATTAAAAGCAATGCAAGAACTTCAAGAAATAAATCCTCATAAAGATACAGCCAGTAATGCAATGTGTACCTTTTTAGCGATTAATACTTCATCTGTAACAATAATTCCTGCAACTGTTATAGCTATCCGAGCAGCTGCTGACTCAGCAAGTGCAACAGAGATTATTGGGCCAACGATTATAGCAACAGCAGCTTCAACAATTGCAGCGGTTATAGCGGTGAAGTTGCTACAAAAACTGCCGATGTTTCAAATAAAGGCAGAAGAAGCAAATAATCAATAG
- the lysA gene encoding diaminopimelate decarboxylase, with the protein MAITMENVNYENHFTFAGCDTVALAEEFGTPLYVVSEEMIRERCGEIRENFLNKYKNVKAAYASKAFLTMAMCKIIESEGLGLDVVSGGELYTAIKAGFPTENIMFHGNNKSWEELELAVINDVGRIIVDNIYELDLLEEITKQQNKKMKILFRVTPGIKGETHEYIVTGQKDSKFGIPLEPEKINDVVARVMDSENIELMGFHFHLGSQLFENHIYKAGIEVIAKLMKDLKEGLGFITKELNAGGGFGIRYTSEDHPQPLHYFTDAIMEAVEIQCCKHNLDLPTIIIEPGRWIVGEAGVTLYTIGSIKEIPNIRTYASIDGGLPDNPRPALYKAKYDALVANKMNEELSTTVTIAGKCCESGDILIWDLDTPPLEAGDILAVLSTGAYNFSMASNYNRLPRPAVVLINKEHPELIVERESYDHLLDREIIPSYLKK; encoded by the coding sequence ATGGCGATAACTATGGAAAATGTAAACTATGAAAATCACTTTACCTTTGCCGGGTGTGATACGGTGGCGTTAGCAGAAGAATTTGGTACCCCTTTATATGTAGTTTCAGAAGAAATGATACGGGAACGATGTGGGGAAATAAGAGAAAACTTTTTGAATAAATATAAAAATGTTAAAGCTGCTTATGCTAGTAAAGCGTTTCTTACTATGGCAATGTGTAAAATCATAGAAAGTGAAGGCTTAGGCTTAGATGTAGTGTCTGGTGGAGAGCTATATACTGCTATAAAAGCAGGCTTTCCTACAGAAAATATAATGTTTCACGGCAACAACAAGTCATGGGAAGAGCTTGAATTAGCTGTGATAAATGATGTTGGAAGAATTATTGTTGATAATATTTATGAGTTAGACCTATTGGAAGAGATTACAAAACAACAAAATAAAAAAATGAAAATTCTTTTCAGAGTTACCCCAGGAATTAAGGGAGAAACTCATGAATATATTGTTACAGGACAAAAAGATTCTAAGTTCGGAATCCCTCTTGAGCCTGAGAAGATTAATGACGTAGTTGCAAGAGTGATGGATTCCGAGAATATTGAATTAATGGGATTTCATTTCCACTTAGGCTCTCAGTTGTTTGAAAATCATATTTATAAGGCGGGTATTGAGGTAATTGCAAAGTTAATGAAAGATTTAAAAGAAGGGTTAGGCTTTATCACGAAAGAATTAAATGCTGGTGGAGGATTTGGTATCCGGTACACCTCTGAAGATCATCCACAGCCTTTGCATTATTTTACAGATGCCATTATGGAGGCAGTAGAAATCCAGTGCTGTAAACATAATTTGGATTTGCCAACCATCATTATTGAACCTGGCAGATGGATTGTAGGGGAGGCTGGGGTCACTTTATACACCATCGGCAGTATTAAGGAAATTCCTAATATTCGCACCTATGCCAGCATAGATGGAGGACTTCCAGATAATCCAAGACCTGCTCTGTATAAAGCAAAATATGATGCTCTAGTAGCAAATAAGATGAATGAGGAACTTAGTACTACCGTTACTATTGCTGGAAAGTGCTGTGAGTCAGGAGATATTCTTATCTGGGACTTAGATACACCTCCATTAGAAGCTGGAGATATTTTAGCTGTGCTAAGTACTGGTGCGTACAACTTCTCTATGGCTAGTAATTATAATAGATTACCTAGACCAGCAGTAGTCTTAATTAATAAAGAGCATCCAGAACTTATCGTAGAAAGAGAAAGCTATGACCATTTATTGGACAGAGAAATTATTCCCTCTTATTTAAAAAAATAG
- a CDS encoding undecaprenyl-diphosphate phosphatase, which yields MTVLKAIILGVIQGLTEFLPVSSSGHLAVAQSLLNVPEDRILFLSVMLHFGTLISIFFIYAGDILIICREFVLMFFDLFRGKGFNLNNEHRKLGVFIIVATIPTGLMGIFLGDIFESFFTSQLIIGVSLIITGTLLWTAEKIHVGKRTIRQMHWFDALIVGIFQGFAITPGISRSGSTIVGSLFRGFNKELATKFAFLISIPPILGATLLEAKDALTMGTGDITFSIILAGILAAFLSGIFAIRTLINFIKREKLYYFSFYTWTVGSILVLLHFIY from the coding sequence TTGACAGTATTAAAAGCCATTATACTAGGAGTTATACAAGGATTGACGGAATTTCTGCCTGTTAGCAGTTCTGGTCACTTAGCAGTAGCTCAAAGTTTATTAAATGTTCCCGAAGACAGGATATTGTTTTTATCCGTCATGCTGCACTTCGGTACCTTAATTTCTATTTTCTTTATATATGCAGGAGATATTCTTATAATTTGCAGAGAATTTGTTTTGATGTTTTTTGACTTATTCAGAGGAAAAGGCTTCAATCTAAATAATGAACATAGAAAGTTAGGGGTTTTTATCATCGTAGCTACCATTCCTACAGGTCTTATGGGAATATTTTTGGGAGATATTTTTGAGAGCTTCTTTACTTCTCAATTGATTATTGGTGTATCTCTGATTATTACTGGTACCCTCTTATGGACAGCTGAAAAAATTCACGTTGGTAAAAGAACGATTCGGCAAATGCACTGGTTTGATGCTCTTATTGTAGGAATTTTTCAAGGTTTCGCCATTACACCTGGGATCTCTCGTTCGGGTTCTACCATTGTAGGTTCTTTGTTCAGAGGTTTTAATAAAGAATTGGCTACCAAATTCGCATTTTTGATTTCTATTCCACCAATATTAGGCGCCACTCTTTTAGAAGCAAAGGATGCCTTAACAATGGGCACTGGTGATATTACTTTTTCTATTATTTTAGCGGGAATTTTGGCAGCATTTTTATCAGGAATTTTCGCTATAAGAACCTTGATTAACTTCATTAAAAGAGAAAAACTGTATTATTTTTCTTTCTATACCTGGACGGTTGGAAGTATCCTTGTACTCCTTCATTTTATCTACTAA
- the asnB gene encoding asparagine synthase (glutamine-hydrolyzing), with protein MCGIVGWINLEENIMEKNSIIETMVSKLNRRGPDDNGIYREKNVLFGHRRLVVVDPEGGRQPMTRQLGENTYTIIYNGELYNTEELRKELQEKGHHFHAYSDTEVLLISYIEWGVDCVKKLNGIYAFGIWDNSKKTLFMARDPLGVKPLFYTKVGSHFMFASEIKALLAHPLVEPAIGEEGLAEIFGLGPARSPGNGIYKNIHEIPPAYWLLYDQDGYKLKRYWQLESKEHKEDFNTTVEHVRGLIVDAIERQLVSDVPVCTFLSGGVDSSAISSVAANAFRRDGRGQLDTYSIDYVDNALYFKANEYQPNSDGMYIQVMKNFIGSKHHNIVIDTPQLFKALEDAVKASDLPGMADVDSSLYLFCNEVRKKATVALSGECADEIFGGYPWFTRAEDIAANTFPWAKSTQERKGILSKAFSNIDLEGYVAAKYEETIKEVPKLDGESPEAHRMRELFYLNLKWFMITLLNRKDRMSMANSLEVRVPYADYRIVEYLWNVPWEMKYHNKQEKGLLRKALKGILPTEVLERKKSPYPKTHHPAYLKMVQMQMKNILQDTTSPILQIIDVERVAEIVETGGAAFGKPWFGQLMTGPQLLAHLIQINIWMKEYKVKIV; from the coding sequence ATGTGCGGTATTGTTGGATGGATTAACTTAGAAGAAAACATCATGGAAAAAAACAGCATTATTGAAACTATGGTAAGCAAATTGAATAGAAGAGGTCCCGATGATAATGGAATATATAGAGAAAAAAATGTTCTTTTTGGGCACCGTCGTTTAGTGGTGGTGGACCCTGAGGGAGGACGTCAGCCTATGACGAGACAGTTAGGGGAAAATACTTATACGATCATCTATAATGGAGAGCTGTATAATACAGAAGAGCTAAGAAAAGAATTACAAGAAAAAGGCCATCATTTTCATGCTTACTCCGATACAGAAGTATTATTGATTTCCTATATAGAATGGGGAGTAGATTGTGTTAAGAAGCTTAATGGTATTTATGCCTTTGGTATATGGGATAACAGCAAAAAGACTTTATTTATGGCAAGAGATCCTCTTGGAGTAAAGCCTTTATTTTATACAAAAGTAGGCAGTCATTTTATGTTTGCATCAGAAATAAAGGCACTTTTGGCTCATCCCTTAGTAGAACCTGCCATTGGTGAGGAAGGACTAGCAGAAATATTTGGCTTAGGACCTGCAAGATCTCCTGGAAATGGTATTTATAAAAATATTCATGAGATACCTCCAGCATATTGGCTGCTCTATGATCAAGATGGCTATAAACTAAAAAGATATTGGCAATTAGAGAGTAAAGAGCATAAAGAAGATTTTAATACTACAGTAGAACATGTAAGAGGTTTGATTGTAGATGCTATAGAAAGACAATTGGTATCTGATGTGCCTGTCTGCACCTTTTTATCTGGGGGGGTAGATTCCAGTGCTATATCTTCTGTAGCAGCCAATGCCTTCAGAAGGGATGGTAGAGGACAATTAGACACTTATTCCATTGACTATGTGGACAATGCATTATATTTTAAGGCTAATGAATATCAGCCAAATTCTGATGGAATGTATATACAAGTCATGAAAAATTTTATAGGATCTAAACATCATAACATTGTTATAGATACGCCTCAGTTATTCAAAGCATTAGAAGATGCTGTGAAAGCCAGCGACTTGCCTGGTATGGCGGATGTAGATTCTTCTCTTTATCTATTTTGTAATGAAGTAAGAAAAAAAGCTACTGTAGCTTTATCAGGGGAATGTGCTGACGAGATCTTTGGAGGATATCCATGGTTTACAAGGGCTGAGGATATCGCTGCTAATACATTTCCATGGGCAAAATCTACTCAAGAACGAAAAGGTATTCTTTCCAAAGCTTTTAGTAATATAGACTTAGAGGGCTATGTAGCAGCTAAGTATGAAGAAACAATTAAGGAAGTTCCAAAGCTTGATGGGGAATCTCCTGAAGCCCATAGAATGAGGGAGTTATTTTATCTTAATCTAAAATGGTTTATGATCACATTATTAAATAGAAAAGACCGTATGAGTATGGCAAATAGTTTAGAGGTAAGGGTTCCCTATGCGGATTATAGAATTGTAGAGTATCTGTGGAATGTTCCATGGGAAATGAAGTATCATAATAAGCAGGAAAAGGGACTGTTAAGAAAGGCGTTAAAGGGAATTTTACCAACAGAAGTGCTAGAAAGGAAAAAAAGCCCTTATCCCAAAACCCATCATCCAGCCTATTTAAAGATGGTACAAATGCAGATGAAAAACATTTTACAAGATACTACTTCTCCTATACTTCAAATCATTGACGTAGAAAGAGTTGCAGAAATTGTAGAAACAGGTGGAGCTGCTTTTGGGAAGCCTTGGTTTGGCCAGCTTATGACTGGACCTCAACTCCTAGCACATTTAATACAAATCAATATTTGGATGAAGGAATACAAAGTAAAAATTGTTTAA